A DNA window from Brassica napus cultivar Da-Ae chromosome C1, Da-Ae, whole genome shotgun sequence contains the following coding sequences:
- the LOC106376849 gene encoding protein tesmin/TSO1-like CXC 8 isoform X1, with translation MTSRGEREGNNTDQEGVTGRKQKGCRCRQSKCLKLYCDCFASGVLCNDCDCAACHNNTDNSFAREAAVLNLLDRNPNAFNGKPPSFLINKQAATDTKLGLLSRGCKCKRTKCLKKYCECFQANALCSDNCKCINCENVSALGATNRHNVGFNTPDNLICAPQSSLQVYRRRRRYRELLPEWNSCPAPLSSMPDNYILDSLESPMYSSPKLPYKKKRSRLGCNTPKLVPDLGDLRSLLLAASESATANAGLQDKNRICIKPDDKELWNESESGIVEEEDIQSCGRLIQLIDAQYNDEVDPQTKTRDIYMEQERAVLETFRDCLHKYMKVGFMKGTNYYHF, from the exons ATGACCTCTCG CGGAGAGAGGGAAGGTAACAACACAGATCAGGAAGGCGTTACAGGGAGGAAGCAGAAAGGATGTCGCTGCAGGCAGTCTAAATGCTTAAAGCT GTACTGTGACTGCTTTGCGTCAGGAGTGTTATGTAACGACTGTGATTGTGCTGCTTGTCACAACAACACTGACAACTCTTTTGccagagaagcagctgttttgAATTTACTAGATCGTAATCCAAATGCATTCAATGGAAAGCCTCCCAGCTTCCTAATTAACAAGCAG GCTGCAACTGATACTAAACTCGGACTGCTTTCGAGAGGCTGCAAATGCAAAAGAACCAAGTGCCTGAAGAAGTACTGCGAATGCTTTCAGGCTAATGCTCTGTGCTCTGACAACTGTAAATGCATCAACTGCGAGAATGTCAGTGCTCTAGGAGCTACTAACAGACACAACGTCGGCTTTAATACTCCTGATAATTTGATTTGTGCTCCTCAGAGTTCCCTACAGGTATAccggaggagaagaagatacAGAGAGTTGTTACCTGAG TGGAATTCGTGTCCAGCTCCTTTAAGTTCGATGCCTGACAATTACATTCTTGATTCTCTCGAGTCCCCTATGTACAGCTCTCCTAAACTCCCTTACAA AAAGAAAAGGTCACGGCTAGGATGTAACACTCCCAAACTTGTTCCAGACTTGGGGGATCTAAGATCGCTTCTCTTAGCAGCATCTGAATCTGCTACAGCCAATGCAG GTTTACAAGACAAGAACAGGATATGCATAAAGCCTGATGACAAGGAGCTATGGAATGAGTCTGAGAGCGGTattgtggaagaagaagatatacaATCCTGTGGAAGATTGATTCAACTGATTGATGCTCAATACAATGACGAGGTGGATCCCCAAACCAAGACAAGAGATATATACATGGAGCAGGAAAGAGCAGTGCTTGAAACTTTCAGAGACTGCCTCCACAAGTACATGAAGGTTGGATTCATGAAAGGTACTAACTACTACCACTTTTAG
- the LOC106376849 gene encoding protein tesmin/TSO1-like CXC 8 isoform X2 encodes MTSRGEREGNNTDQEGVTGRKQKGCRCRQSKCLKLYCDCFASGVLCNDCDCAACHNNTDNSFAREAAVLNLLDRNPNAFNGKPPSFLINKQAATDTKLGLLSRGCKCKRTKCLKKYCECFQANALCSDNCKCINCENSSLQVYRRRRRYRELLPEWNSCPAPLSSMPDNYILDSLESPMYSSPKLPYKKKRSRLGCNTPKLVPDLGDLRSLLLAASESATANAGLQDKNRICIKPDDKELWNESESGIVEEEDIQSCGRLIQLIDAQYNDEVDPQTKTRDIYMEQERAVLETFRDCLHKYMKVGFMKGTNYYHF; translated from the exons ATGACCTCTCG CGGAGAGAGGGAAGGTAACAACACAGATCAGGAAGGCGTTACAGGGAGGAAGCAGAAAGGATGTCGCTGCAGGCAGTCTAAATGCTTAAAGCT GTACTGTGACTGCTTTGCGTCAGGAGTGTTATGTAACGACTGTGATTGTGCTGCTTGTCACAACAACACTGACAACTCTTTTGccagagaagcagctgttttgAATTTACTAGATCGTAATCCAAATGCATTCAATGGAAAGCCTCCCAGCTTCCTAATTAACAAGCAG GCTGCAACTGATACTAAACTCGGACTGCTTTCGAGAGGCTGCAAATGCAAAAGAACCAAGTGCCTGAAGAAGTACTGCGAATGCTTTCAGGCTAATGCTCTGTGCTCTGACAACTGTAAATGCATCAACTGCGAGAAT AGTTCCCTACAGGTATAccggaggagaagaagatacAGAGAGTTGTTACCTGAG TGGAATTCGTGTCCAGCTCCTTTAAGTTCGATGCCTGACAATTACATTCTTGATTCTCTCGAGTCCCCTATGTACAGCTCTCCTAAACTCCCTTACAA AAAGAAAAGGTCACGGCTAGGATGTAACACTCCCAAACTTGTTCCAGACTTGGGGGATCTAAGATCGCTTCTCTTAGCAGCATCTGAATCTGCTACAGCCAATGCAG GTTTACAAGACAAGAACAGGATATGCATAAAGCCTGATGACAAGGAGCTATGGAATGAGTCTGAGAGCGGTattgtggaagaagaagatatacaATCCTGTGGAAGATTGATTCAACTGATTGATGCTCAATACAATGACGAGGTGGATCCCCAAACCAAGACAAGAGATATATACATGGAGCAGGAAAGAGCAGTGCTTGAAACTTTCAGAGACTGCCTCCACAAGTACATGAAGGTTGGATTCATGAAAGGTACTAACTACTACCACTTTTAG
- the LOC106376850 gene encoding probable isoaspartyl peptidase/L-asparaginase 2, with translation MGKWAIAVHGGAGIDPNLPVERQEQAKQLLTRCLNLGIAALRSNVSAIDVVELVVRELETDPLFNSGRGSALTENGTVEMEASIMDGTKRRCGAVSGITTVKNPISLARLVMDKSPHSYLAFSGAEEFARKQGVETVDNDYFVTEDNVGMLKLAKEANSILFDYRVPLIGCAGAAVNDSPLQMNGLPISIYAPETVGCVVVDREGRCAAGTSTGGLMNKMMGRIGDSPLIGAGTYASELCGVSCTGEGEAIIRSTLARDVSAVMEYKGVGLQEAVDYVIKHRLDEGFAGLIAVSNKGEVVCGFNSNGMFRGCATEDGFMEVAMWE, from the exons aTGGGCAAATGGGCAATCGCAGTACACGGTGGAGCCGGAATCGACCCTAACCTTCCCGTCGAAAGACAAGAACAGGCGAAACAGCTTTTGACTCGCTGTCTCAACCTCGGTATAGCAGCTTTACGTTCCAATGTCTCCGCTATTGACGTCGTTGAGCTCGTC GTGAGGGAATTAGAGACAGATCCTCTGTTTAACTCAGGCCGTGGATCTGCTTTGACGGAGAATGGAACGGTGGAGATGGAAGCGAGCATTATGGACGGTACGAAGAGACGATGCGGCGCCGTTTCGGGGATCACCACCGTGAAGAACCCGATATCTCTCGCTCGTCTCGTCATGGACAAATCTCCCCACTCTTACCTTGCTTTCTCCGGCGCGGAGGAGTTCGCCCGCAAACAG GGAGTTGAAACTGTGGACAACGATTACTTCGTCACGGAAGACAACGTGGGGATGCTCAAGCTGGCCAAAGAAGCTAACTCCATATTG TTTGATTACCGGGTCCCACTGATAGGATGCGCCGGCGCCGCCGTAAACGACAGTCCACTCCAGATGAACGGACTTCCGATCAGCATTTACGCGCCGGAGACAGTAGGATGCGTGGTGGTGGACAGAGAAGGAAGATGCGCCGCCGGGACATCAACGGGAGGTCTGATGAACAAGATGATGGGAAGGATAGGAGACTCGCCGCTGATAGGAGCGGGGACGTATGCGTCTGAGCTTTGTGGAGTGTCGTGCACCGGAGAAGGGGAAGCCATCATAAGGTCGACGCTGGCGCGTGACGTGTCGGCTGTTATGGAGTACAAAGGAGTTGGGCTACAAGAAGCGGTTGATTACGTCATCAAGCATCGGCTCGACGAAGGGTTCGCTGGACTCATTGCCGTGTCGAATAAAGGAGAGGTGGTTTGTGGGTTTAACTCTAATGGGATGTTCAGAGGATGTGCAACTGAGGATGGGTTCATGGAAGTTGCTATGTGGGAATGA